In the Flavobacterium pallidum genome, one interval contains:
- a CDS encoding DUF1801 domain-containing protein, which produces MDTKEQIQEYINSQPEAKRSDMQALHHLILQIRLGCKLWFLDGKNSEGKIVSNPNIGYGHYTIQYADGTSREFYQIGLNANTTGISVYIMGIDDKKYLAENFGQTLGKASVTGYCIKFKKLADINIDILETAIRFGFNAT; this is translated from the coding sequence ATGGATACAAAAGAACAAATCCAGGAGTACATCAACAGCCAGCCCGAAGCAAAACGCAGCGACATGCAGGCATTGCACCACCTCATCCTGCAAATAAGGCTTGGATGCAAATTATGGTTTCTTGATGGCAAGAACAGTGAGGGCAAAATTGTTTCCAATCCAAATATCGGGTATGGGCATTACACGATACAATATGCCGATGGAACGTCCAGGGAATTTTACCAGATTGGTTTAAACGCAAACACTACAGGCATTTCCGTTTACATTATGGGCATTGATGATAAGAAGTATTTAGCAGAAAACTTTGGGCAAACACTGGGAAAAGCAAGCGTGACCGGTTATTGCATCAAATTCAAAAAACTCGCCGACATCAATATTGACATCCTTGAGACAGCCATACGATTTGGATTTAATGCAACATAA